A stretch of DNA from Lotus japonicus ecotype B-129 chromosome 4, LjGifu_v1.2:
ttattattattattattattatttagtattatatgaacaaattaagttaagctatagctttcaaacttaattattttaaaaaatatgtgactatttaaagtattcataatcattgctaatttactcccacttatttttaaaattagtaagttaataacctacaactttaggactatattataaatccaaaataaaaattaagttatatctttcttgcttattcgttctaaaaaaatatattcttagttgaatgattttatttgttacgtagataatcttttgtatttatattagtgttttttatttaaaaagttagttgtattttttgttttctattaacaaaaatagtgaaaattaaaatatatttttgttagctaaattgcgggtaatgggcacgggtacgggcatataggtaccctctggggacgggcattcaagttgctacccatGCGGGTATGGGAACGGGTAATAtgggtaattttttaaaacacgGGTATgaggatgggtactatagtaccctacctaaaccctacccattgccatccctattaATTATCCATAATATGTGAGAGTCTCTCTCATGTgaatttttttcacttttctcATACATGTTAGAAGTTTTTATATCTATCTCTTTCCTAATAAACATTCACATAATGTCATTTAAATATTTAGTACATATAAAATGAAGATAGACACAAAAACTTCATCATCTGAAAACATGAGAGAATTTTTCAATGATTTACACGTATAAGTTTTGATGATTTAGTGAGTGTTTGATTTCACTCTTAGAAACTATGTACTATCAACACGCTTTTGAAATAATGTGTTTCGGCATCCAAACACACTTTTATTATTCTTTGAcacatatattttatttatttatttatcttcttTGGACGGCAGGCCTTCCTTTTCCAAGAGGACTGTGACGTTTCTTACAAAATTTGATCATTTAAGATTCTTTAACCAtgcagttttcttttcaaaaaaaaaccatgCAGTTTTAAAAAACCAACTGATACTACTTTGgagttcttttatttatttttattggaTCTAACTTTAGAAATCTAGTACATGCTTAGTTTCTCATGTGAGAGATCGAAATTGATTCCACGCTCAATAAAGCTTATGAATGTAGCTTTAATGAATCACAATTCTTAATTTTGTTGTGATATATAATGTGGGTGAGAAATAtcacattaattaaaaaagaaagtGTTAAGTAGTATAAAGCGAAATTAAATAACTAATACATTAaatgtcttaaggttttagGTAAAATATATGATATCTAGTTCACTAGTGTGGTTTTGTTTTTACCAAACATTTCTTAAAGTTTAGGCATCCCATAATCTAACAATAGTATAAGAGCTGAGGTTCAAGAGAACAGAGAAACAATGATGTGCGGCACTAGTCATTTGAAGATATATAGATTGGTTTTCATCAATTATCATTTTTTTAGAGACGTGCTATGGCTAGCTACTTTGAAGTAGTTTTTTTATAGGAGGATGGACTTCTCTTTATAGCTAGCAATGCACAATAGAAGACTATTTAGACCAACGGGTCTTGACTGAGCTTTAGAAGAAGAAAAGCTAATGAGATGAAAGATTTAGAGTGGATTCAATCCATAAAAAAGGCCGTGAGCTAAATTTGATTGACACTTAGCTTGCTCCACAAATTAGAAGATGGTAGATGGaggtaatgttttttttttttgataagtaGATGGAGGTAATGTGTTTGATTAATGAGTTTAATGAATGAGGGGGAGTATCAAAGATGAAGAGCCAAGTGTTGCTTTTGATGGCATCACGCCAAATCTTATAAACACCTAGCTAGTGGCTAGTGCACTCAATTTTAGTCAGGAAGAGTACACTGCAGCTTGTTAAAGAAAAGTCAACAAATGACGAGTGTGCTGATTTTTAGCTCTATGAGTGTGCTGATTTTTAGTAACTATGGATTGGGTACCCTTGTATCCCAAGTAATTcaattgcctataaaaaatgactagttttgaattttgatagaTTTTTTGGATGAAAGGAAGAAATATGATAAGTAACATGAGTACATTTCAATTTAGAGATATGAATAATTTAAAGTGTTTTATTGCTGAGAGCTTAATCACATACAAGTTAAATATCCATAATTCATGAAGATTTGTAAAGTCTAAAGGAAAAAACGTGAAAGATGAAAAATGTTCATTTTGCAAATGTTGTCGGCTATCAGAATGATCTTTTACTTCGTAAGGATAAATTTGATGACAAAGTGATTTTAGATATtagtagtaataataataagtttTAAATATGTTTATGGTCTCTCACTAATATACTTGAGTTTAAAATGGCATTGGAAAAAATTCATAGCTTCTAGTACAaagtttttattcttttttaaataatgaCACGTGATACCATAAATTTATAATGCTAGTCATTTTTTATCAAGTAATTAGTCAGTCATATCACATATGACTGTTTATATGGCCCTTTCACATCCGTTTTAGTCCCCAAAAATTTCTTTGatcatattttatcatttttctcCTTCCcgttttcttcctcttcctcacctcctctcacccaccaccaccctttCTCCCAACATTATTTCTAGTGAGCCGCCGTGACCACTCATTCCAAAATCACCATTAATTGAGGAACCTAAACTTTCCCCTTCCTCTCCTCCAAATCTCTACTCCTCCCTTCTCCCCTTATCCAAAATAGTAAAAGTCTCTCCCTAAATCTCTCCAGCAGCCATGACCACCAAATAtacttgaaaataaaattaaatcttaaGGTAAAATTggcaaattaaaatcaaatgtacaaaaattttaaaatagatACTCAGTTAGttaacaaattagaaaaatgAAACCGAAAAATTGCAAATTCAAAAGCCTTTAGACTTGTAGGGTACACTAAACTATCATGCATTGGACTAACCGACTAAGCCTGGGCTTTCCATTTTTGATATATATAAAAGTTTCAACCATCCATGATCACAGGTCTATTAAGTTAACAAAATTATACCTCCATGAATTTTGTTATTTAATTATCACAAGGACTGGAATACTTTAATTTTAGAGTGCATGTCTGCATCTTTTACTAACTTTACTCAAACCATGGAATTCAAAATCTTGGCCTGTTGGCCTGCCTAAGACCATTGGCCTGGGAAATTTACATCATATTCGGGGACCGGCCATGCTCCTTTGTCTGATGACTATTGACCAAGGATATGATTGTACATGCATGGGTTGATCCCATGTTTTAAAAACCGGATTGGTAATTGAAACAGTGTAACTCATTCACAGCTTTTAATTATTCAAAATGATGATTAGTCACTAATTAATTACTAGtactatagtttttttttatgtgagATTGATACTGATTACAAATTACTAGTACATGCATGGAGTAGTTCTTTTTCATATTCAGTCTATATCTTTTCTCTAGTTTCTTGTTTATTTTATCAGCCTCACATTTACGCCACTGAAATGTGGTGTAAAGATGAAAGAATATGACACATTCATtgttcttttgcttcttttcaATTTCAGAGCCCACCCTCTGAAATTCCTACATCAACATTCGATCGAATCTCTTTACCTTTAAATACTCCTCACCACCTCTCACTTTCTTGCTCATTACATCCTAAaacttgttttttaatttttattttcttctttcttccaaaaTGGTTCTCTCTTCAACACTCACTCCCACCACACTCATCCTCTTGCTAATCCTGTCCCTCCAAGCCTGCACCACCCAATCTTCTGCTGCTTCCGTCACTGATTTCTCAGGATCAGCCTGCCTCAGAGTTTCAACAACCAGATTCATTGACTCTGTAAGCAAAGTCATTGATGTTCTGGGAGATGTCTCATCCATTCTCAAACCCTTCGCCAGCAGAATTTTTCACAACTTTCGTCTCACAAACGCCGTGTCTGACTGTCTGGACTTGATTGACATGGCTTCTGAAGATCTTAGATGGTCTATTTCCGCCACCCAGAACCCCAAAGGTACAATGTTTACTGCTAACACCACCATTTTCTAAAATACTCTGTTTTTCCTCTGTTCTTACATGCTCTGTTATTTCCCCTGTTCTTACATTTTCTAACAGAAAATACTAAAAGTTACTAGTTAACCCATGATTTCCATTAAATAACTCATTTATCTTTGTCACATATCAAAATTTCTTGCAATATTCCTTCATAATAGGCCATAGCATTGTTGTTTTGTATTAACATACTCTGTTATTCCCCTGTTCTTACATTTTAATTGTTGCAGGGAAGAATAATAGCACTGGAAACTTAAGCTCTGATCTGAAAACATGGCTGAGTGCTGTACTATCACATCCAGAGACTTGCATTGAAGGATTTGAAGGTACAAACAGCATTGTGAAGGGTCTTGTATCAAGTGGACTAGGGGAAGTGATGTCCTTGGTGAGAGAGCTTCTTTTCCAAGTGGTCCCTGATTCAGATCCATCAAGCACTAGCAAGGGTGGTGAATTTCCTTCATGGGTTAAAGCAGAGGATGAGAAGCTCTTACAGGAAAATGGGGTGGTTCCGGatgcggtggtggcggcggatgGGAGCGGGAACTACACGACGGTGATGGAGGCGGTGCTGGCGGCACCTGATTATAGCATGAAACGTTTTGTGATATATGTGAAGAAGGGTGTTTATGAAGAGTATGCTGAGatcaagaagaagaaatggaACATCATGATGGTTGGTGATGGCATGGATGTTACGGTTATTTCCGGTAACCGGAGCTTTGGGGACGGCTGGACCACTTTCAAATCAGCTACATTTGGTACTAACACTGCTCACTCACCACAACTCATCATCTATCTTCTCATTCTTTCATTTCCTAGTTATTATTATAGGCTAAAAATTTCTCTAAGAAATGAAAATTGCCATCAATTTAAATTTAGTGCGTTTGGATACATAACACATAATTAGTAAAGCCCAAATTATAATGGACAGTTGCAAAAGTTAagtgaagttgcttctgtctATTATGATTTTGATATCATAATGATCGGGGTTTTTACCGCTTTATCTTCTCTCTAGCGCTTTCAGACAGGTCGGTCATCTTACTGCAACAAAGCAAGCTTAGGAAAAAATCTAATGAAAATTTAGCTAACTGGATATCTAAACAAGCATTTAATATGATGAAAATTCAAAAGATGCACTGATTTGTGATACAATCTTCTGTTCACACCCACAAAAGAGGGTTTCAAGAAACTTGGATTAACAAGATTTAACTCTCACCTCCCAATAAATTAAGGGTTCGAGTTCTCCTGCTGTCATTAAAATCTTAGTTGGTGGGCAACTCTCCAGCATGTCACTAGTGCTCATGCCTAGGAGTGAGCATTTGCCGCTCTCTCCAACATGTCACTAGCATCCTGCCCAATAGTCCGGATATATCTCTTTCAATTCGTCTATTTTATGTTGGAAAAAAAGAGGGGTTTCACTTTTCTATTACCTTTGCAGGTAAGCAATCTTAAAAATAGATTGAACTTTCAACAAACACCTTGTAGGACCTCAAATCTTAACATTAAACATCAACTAACACAATTCATATCCACAACTAACTcctaattaaaatcaaattaatgAGCATGTGCCACAATTAAAAACCTTAACCCCAACTCAATTTCTTCTTATGCATGTGTAGCTGTCAGTGGTAGAGGATTCATAGCACGAGGCATCACCTTCCAGAACACGGCAGGCCCAGAGAAACACCAAGCAGTAGCCCTGAGATCCGACTCCGACCTCGCCGTGTTCTTCCGATGTTCCATCACCGGCTACCAAGACAGCCTCTACCCTCACACCATGCGGCAGTTCTACAAAGAATGCAGAATCACCGGCACGGTGGATTTCATCTTTGGCGACGCCACCGCCGTCTTCCAAAACTGCAACATCCA
This window harbors:
- the LOC130712050 gene encoding pectinesterase/pectinesterase inhibitor PPE8B-like, yielding MVLSSTLTPTTLILLLILSLQACTTQSSAASVTDFSGSACLRVSTTRFIDSVSKVIDVLGDVSSILKPFASRIFHNFRLTNAVSDCLDLIDMASEDLRWSISATQNPKGKNNSTGNLSSDLKTWLSAVLSHPETCIEGFEGTNSIVKGLVSSGLGEVMSLVRELLFQVVPDSDPSSTSKGGEFPSWVKAEDEKLLQENGVVPDAVVAADGSGNYTTVMEAVLAAPDYSMKRFVIYVKKGVYEEYAEIKKKKWNIMMVGDGMDVTVISGNRSFGDGWTTFKSATFAVSGRGFIARGITFQNTAGPEKHQAVALRSDSDLAVFFRCSITGYQDSLYPHTMRQFYKECRITGTVDFIFGDATAVFQNCNIQARKGLQDQKNTITAQGRKDPGQSSGFSFQYCNITADSELLPSVGSIQTYLGRPWKEYSRTVFMQSFMSDVVSSQGWLEWNTSFDDTLFYGEYLNYGAGAGVGNRVKWGGYHVLNDSEAGKFTVNQFIEGNLWLPSTGVAYTGGL